ACAGGAATTAAGGAAAGAACAGGGATGAAGGATTACAGGAATGAAAGAACAGGAATTAAGGAAAGACCAGGGATGAAGGATTACAGGAATGGAAGAACAGGAATTAAGGAAAGAACAGGGATGAAGGATTACAGGAATGGAAGAACAGGAATTAAGGAAAGAACAGGGATGAAGGATTACAGGAATGGAGGAACAGGAATTAAGGAAAGAACAGGGATGAAGGGAAGAACAGGAATGCAGGACTGAAGGATTACAGGAATGGAAGAGCAGGACtgaagggaagagcaggaaggaaagggcaagactgaagggaagagcaggaatgaAGGATTACAGGGAAGGAAGAGCAGGATTTAAGGAAGGAATAGGAGTGAAGGATTAGAGGAATGAAAGAACAGGATtgaagggaagagcaggattGAAAGATTGCAGGAAGGGAACAGCAGGACTGAAAGAACAGGAATGAAGGGAGGAGCAGAAATGAAGGATTCCAGGACTGAAGGGGAGAGCAGGACTGAAGGATTCCAGGACTGAAGGGGAGAGCAGGACTGAAAGAGCAGGactgaaggaagggaggagcagAAATGAAGGATTCCAGGACTGAAGGAGCAGAACTGAAAGGGAGAGCAGGACTGAAAGAGCAGGACTGAAAGAGCAGGACTGAAAGAGCAGGActggagggaggagcaggactGAAGGATTCCAGGACTGAAGGATTCCAGGACTGAAGGATTCCAGGACTGAAGGATTCCAGGACTGAAGGAGCAGGATTGAAGGGGAGAGCACGACTGAAAGAGTAGGActggagggaggagcagggctgaaggATTCCAGGACTGAAGGGGAGAGCAGGACTGAAAGAGCAGGACTGAAAGAGCAGGActggagggaggagcaggactGAAGGATTCCAGGACTGCAGGAGCAGAATTGAAGGGGAGAGAGGACTGAAGGATTCCAGGACTGAAGGAGCAGAACTGAAGGGAAGAGCAGGActggagggaggagcagggctgaaggGGAGAGCAGGTCTGAAGGGGAGAGCAGGACTGAAAGAGCAGGACTGAAGGGAGGAGCAGGACTGAAGGATTCCAGGACTGAAGGATTCCAGggctgaaggagcaggaatgaagggaagagcaggactggagggaggagcaggactGAAGGATTCCAGGGCTGAAGGAGCAGGACTgaaggggagagcagggctgaagGATTCCAGgactgcaggagcaggactgAAGGGAAGATGGGGCAGTAACGCGTTCCCTGTTCGCAGATGCCGCCTTCAGCTGCCGGGAGGTTCGCACCACGCGGTTCCTGACGGACGGGCCGTGCCGCAGCCTGAAGCCGgtgaaggagctgctgtgctcgGGCCAGTGCGAGCCCTCGCACCTCCTGCCCAACTCCATCGGCCGCGGCAAGTGGTGGCGGCAGAACGCGCTGGATTTCCGCTGCATCCCCGCGCACAGCCGCACCCAGCGCGTCCTCATGGCCTGTCCCCAGGACGAGACGCGGACTTACAAATTCCGAGCGGCCACGTCCTGCAAGTGCAAGCGCTACACCCGCTACCACAACCAGTCCGAGCTCAAGGACTTCGGCAAGGACGGCGCCCGGCCCCAGAAGAACAAGAAGCCGCATCTGGCCAGAGCCAGGAGCGGCAAATCCAACCAGCACGAGCTGGAGAATGCCTATTAGGAAGGAGGTGGCTCTGGGTTGTTGAGTTTGTGAGGTGCCCAGGACGaggggagagatgagaatctggaTCCACGTTCTCAGAAggctggtttattattttatggtattatattgcattaaaagaatactatactaaaatTAAGGGAAAGGATAAGGCCAGAAGGCTgaacaagaatgataatgaaaaactcgtgaGTGACTCCTcggagtctgacacagctggtggtgattggtcattaagtaaaaacaattcacacgGAACCAATCAAACCTGCACCTGTTGGCAAAcaattccaaagcagcaaaacagggagaagcaaatgagataatattggttttattctctgaggcttctcatcttcccaggagaagaaatcctggcgaagggatttttcagaaaatgtggcagtggcactgggtgacACGGACTGGCAGCTCCAGATGTTGGCTGAACCATCAAAAGGCACTCAGAGGTCACAGCATGATGTTCTGACTGCAGAAGGTTCCAGTTCCTTCTGCTAAGCTGGGTCAAAGGCTCACACAGGCAAAGAGGGGTCAGATTGTAGCACTTGGGCTGTGATAAAGAATGAGATAAGGGCAGCTGGAGGCACCTGTCACTAGGACACGAAATAACACCACATGGACATGCAGCTCTCTCAAGgcaaaaagagaatttttaatttttgactCCAACATTTACAGTTTTCCCAAAGTGccagtggattggagggtggcagtgcctcctctccaatgacactggacaaaccaacagtccattctcttcttccataaaagaatgcagaacaatgagttatttacataaaatgtgtgagaaagttccttacaagaatgtaaacatcagaaggttTAGAAAAACTTAAATATAAGTTTTCAGGAGGGAAGGACCCTTCCATGTGCATGCTGGACAAACAAATGAAAGTTTGCTCCCCCAGTCTCACGGGTTTGCTGCTGTCACTCACTTGTGttgtccttcctgcagctcaaaGAATTGCATCTTCTCTTGCTCCCAGGACTGGGCACTTATTTGTGTCctgtaaaacaaaaatacatgCAAGCCTTGTGGTAAGCAACCAGTATTGCTGGGGAGAATTAAATTCTTGAGTTCACCAGAACACATTTAGCACTAGATTTTAAATGCTAAACCATTAGATTATTAAATTCTTGAGTTCACCAGAACACATTTAGCACTcgattttaaatataaaaccatTAGATTTATTGAGTTCACCagaaaaatcagggtgacaggAGCTCCATGGCAGTTTGTGAGTCCTGGAtgagcagggaggcagaggaaagggaagTTGTTGTGGGAACAATCAGACTTTGCTTTATTCCACTCATTTATGGGAAAAGAATCTTGAGATCCCTTCCCCAGACAAGGCTGAGTTAGGGAGGCACCAGGAGAGTCTCTGAAGGAGCCCTAGGGAGTTTGGGGTAGCAGGGATTTCAGGTTCTGGTGGATGAAGTCAGATTGGTGGAAGTGAACACGTTATCAGATGTCCTCCTGTGCCAGGTGTTGCCTCTCAACCCAAAATGTGACACTGGTGCTCTCAAAACAGAAGTAAAAGTGTGACAAATCCATCTCATACTTTTAATGAAAAGATTATGGGGTCAATAAATTCAAAACTGAGATTTGGcaactaaaaaataattttgatttagGGACAAGGATTTGTTTTAGGGACAATTCAACAAATCCTCCTGGAATTGGAGTGGAGCAGATTTCTGAACAAGATGCTCCTCTCAAACCAGATCACTTCCCTGCTGATTGTCCTGTGAACAGCTGACATTATCCATAGGCTAACATAGAATATACTGATTATTCCTTATTAATATCAGCTTAGATCCATCCATGTACACTTTCTGTTCTGCAGAGTTTGGATTATCTGCCCACACACTCTGTAGCACTAAACCTTTGCAAACCAAGCTCTGGGAGGAAGGGGTGGTTCTGCATTAAAAGTGAGCCTCTGCTAAAGTCATGAATTCCTTTAGAAAAGTCTTTAGGACatgcagctttattttttctttagtttggCAGCAACTTTACTTAGCTTGTCAACACTCAGACTAATGTTTGTGGTTTTAATTAAAGGAGATCATTAGAAAGTGAATTGTCAAATGCTGTATACATCCTGTAGTATTTATGCTGAAATTGTATAAACTGTGGAAATTTGAAATGTTGATAgatttttcagttattttatgTGGGACCAGAACCTAGAGAGAAAAGGTATCATTTCAGAGAGtgattatgtatttatttttttcccagaaaattatttatgcAATGTTTTAACTTGTAGAGAATGAGACGTaatactgctttaaaaatattagtctgttattttaaatttgaaatacaTTGTTAATAAAGTAGAAACAATGATTAACTCTAGAAAGACTCCTTGATTTTCAGC
This genomic stretch from Haemorhous mexicanus isolate bHaeMex1 chromosome 28, bHaeMex1.pri, whole genome shotgun sequence harbors:
- the SOST gene encoding sclerostin, translated to MQIPWAVCAVCVLTQITLLSVQGWQMFKNDATEIIPEITENPEPPVEPTFSNNNTMNQAKHGGRHIQQTPDLNDAAFSCREVRTTRFLTDGPCRSLKPVKELLCSGQCEPSHLLPNSIGRGKWWRQNALDFRCIPAHSRTQRVLMACPQDETRTYKFRAATSCKCKRYTRYHNQSELKDFGKDGARPQKNKKPHLARARSGKSNQHELENAY